In Bacillus weihaiensis, the genomic stretch GAATCAGATGAGAAATTCCAAGACTGCTATGCAGCTGGTGAGGCAGTGTATAATCTTGTCGAAAGAGGGATTAAACCAAGAGATATTATGACAAAAAAAGCTTTTGAAAATGCGATTACAGTTGTATATGCTCTTGGAGGCTCAACTAATGCGGTTCTTCATCTTTTAGCAATCGCGCATGCAGCAGATGTTGACTTAACAATTGATGATTTTGATCGTATTCAAAGAAAAGTACCTCACTTAGCTGACTTGAAGCCAAGTGGAAAATATGTAATGAATGACCTACATCAAGTAGGTGGTGTCCCTGCTGTAATGAAATACTTACTTCAAGAGGGCTTATTACATGGTGATTGCTTAACAGTTACTGGTAAGACTATTCAAGAGAATCTTTTAGAGTGTAACAATTTAAAAGAAGGGCAAAAAGTGATCTATCCTATTACAGAGCCTAAGCGAAAAGATGGTCCGCTAGTGATTCTACGAGGGAATTTAGCCCCTGAAGGCGCTGTCGTTAAGGTTTCTGGATTAAAGGTATCTAAGTTAACAGGACCTGCTAAAGTGTTCAATACTGAGGAAGAAGCTTCTGATGCAGTTATATCTGGAGAAATTAAAGCGGGAGATGTATTAATTATCCGTTATGAAGGACCTAAAGGTGGGCCGGGCATGCCTGAGATGCTTTCCATTTCAGGTATCTTAGTTGGAAAAGGTCTTGGAGAAAGCGTTGCACTTCTTACTGATGGAAGATTCTCAGGGGGATCTCATGGTTTGGTTGTAGGACATATCTCACCAGAAGCTCAAGTGGGTGGACCTATTGCATTCGTTGAAGATGGAGATCTTGTAACAGTGGATAGCGAAAAAAGAGAACTATCTGTTGAAATAACAGAAGAGGAGTTTTTAGAGCGTAAAAAGAACTGGAAAGCTCCGCAATTAGTTTCTAGAGGTGCATTAGCAAAATATGCTCGTAATGTGTCCAGTGCTTCTAAAGGTGCTGTAACAGATTTATTTGAAGATAATTAAATTTCATAACAATAGAGGCTGGGACAAAACAAAGAGCCAGGCACCCTCCAATACAATCTATTGTGTGCACTAGATAAATCAGTGCGTACATATAGTCGTTACGATAAGGTGCCAGGCACTCCTGTCCCAGCCTCTTTCAATTTGTTGCAAAGCCTTATTTGCTATAGTATTCTTTAACTACATGTAAAACACAGGAGGGATTTTATTATGTCGATGGCATATGAAGAATATATGAAACAAATTGTAAAACCAATGAGGACAGAGCTAACAAATTCAGGATTTGAAGAACTAACAACTCCTGAGGAAGTAAAAGCTTTGATGGAACAAGCGAATGGTACTACGTTTGTCGTTGTTAATTCTGTCTGTGGATGTGCTGCGGGCTTAGCACGACCTGCTGCGACTCAAACAGCTTTAAATGCAAATAAAAAGCCAGAAAAGTTAGTAACAGTATTTGCGGGGCAAGATAAAGAAGCGACTAGTAAAATGCGTGAGTATTTTAAGGGCTATGAACCTTCATCACCTTCAATGGCGCTCTTAAAAGATGGGGAAGTCGTTCACTTTATCCCAAGAGATGATATTGAAGGTCATTCAATTGAAGAGATTATGAGTAATTTAGAAAATGCTTTTAATCAATATTGTTAAAAAGATGCTTCTTGCATCTTTTTTTAAGTTCTAATCTTAAAATTTGAGTTGTGTTAATATGCATAGTGAAGATATGTATTTCTGATTAGAATACAAAAGCTCCTTGTCACCTGCAGGCTCAAACGCCGCGAGTGCATGGAACTGTAATCAGTAACCGCGTTTAATAGAGCTAGCAAATTTTAAATATATATCATATATCGTCATATATGAACTATAGGAATGAGTGGATTAAATTATCTTTAAATTAGTGTTTATTGCGCCTACAAGAGAAGGAATGAAGTGAGGAGCTTTATTTAAGTAAAGAATTTTTATATAAGCCGATGAAAAATGTCTAAGCTAATGAGAAAGAAGTGTAAGTTGTGATTATAACCACATCAACAAGACCAGATGAAAACGCAATAGAGTCTGCAAAAAAAATTGCTATTTCTTTAGAGGGGATATTTCAATTCCGTAATAAGAGAGCAATTTCATTAATGAAAAAGGATTTTCAAGATGATATTTTAGTAGTAGGTAAGGCGAGAATTGAATTACATGCTAAAAATGCAAATTCCCCTTTCTTTTTTCACCCGAATTCTTCCATGTTCAGAATAAAAAGGTTAGAAAGAGGAGAAGAGGACCCATTTGTTAAAGCTTGCCAGTTAGAAAAAGGCGATTCCTTTTTAGATTGTACGCTAGGATTAGCATCAGATAGCATTGTTGCAAGTTATATGGTTGGTAAAACTGGAAATGTTACTGGTTTAGAGGGAAGTGAAAAATTGGCTTATCTAGTGGAGACAGGGTTAAGTAAATGGAAAACGGATTATATTCCAGTTGATGAAGCGATGCCAAGAATACAGGTGTATTCAAGGGATCATTTAGATTACTTAAAAGGCTGTGAAGATCGCTCAATTGATGTGATCTATTTTGATCCGATGTTTGAGGAAACAATTGAAGAATCTGTTGCACTGGTCCCTTTAAAAACCTTTGCAAACTACAGTGACTTAAAAACTGAAACCATTCTAGAAGCAAGGCGTGTTGCAAAGAAAAGAGTTGTCTTAAAGGACCATTATAAGAGTAACCGATTTGATCGATACGGATTTTCTGTTCATATACGCAAGTCTTCTAAATTTCATTATGGTGTTATAGAAATTTAATATTAACAAACCCTATCCTTATGGAGGTGAGTAATATGACAAAAAGAAAAAAAGATCCATCAAGACAAGGGTTGGGTTCTCCAAATGTGGAAGGCCAAGGAACAACAGTAAATGAAACAACTGGAAAGAGCCTTTCATCAACTAGAAAAAAGACAAAACAAATGTAAAAAAGGGCGATATAATGCCCTTCTTTAAAAGATAGGTATTCGCTTTGTACTTAGTTTAGAGTCTAGCTCCAGACACGCCCCTGGAGCTTTTTCTTAGGCTCAGATCTGTTAGTCCGTGATTTCTATGTAAATGAAATACGCTAGTGTAACAAAGCAGGCAATGAAAAATATAGTGTCATAACTCATACTATCCCTCCTAGACATAGCTTTTCTCATTTATTGTAAATGATTCCTTTGTATTTTAAAAGAAGTACTTCACGATAGAAGCAAACTATTACTCTAAAAGGCTCCTGCGAAAAATCCTTTTCGGATTACCTTCTCTCTACTTTCTTCAATAGTAAAATCCTTCATTCTGTAACAAGATTGTTATACAATACAATAGATAGATATGTTAAAATATTAATAACAAATGTACTGGAAGGAAGTCTGGCCATGAATAAATGGATGAAAAAATCTCTAGTCATTTTATTCTCTATAGCTACCCTTGGACTGGTTACACCGCCGGCTTCTTTAGCACTAGAGGATAAGCCTTCAGAGGATAATTTCTCTAAATCTAACTTTTCTGATAGCGTTATTGATAGCGCTTTAAAAAGTGTTGTCAAAACGGTTGGAAATGAACAAACAGAGCCTGTAAGATCAAAAGAAGACTTCCTATCTACACTAATTCATGAGGCAGAAGAAAAGTCTTTTATGAAGTTTGGGAATAAAATTGGATCTGTCATTGAAAATGAGTTTAAAGATGTCATTTTTCCTAAGATTGAAGAGGTTATCACACATTATCTAAATGAAGAAGAAGATGAACAATTTAAGAACCTTGAAATATCAATGCCATCAGCTGGAACTGGTGAAAAGATTTTCCACATTTACAACACGGATACTGGCGAAGATGTTTTACGTTTCCACGTGAGGAGAGAAAATAAACCTTTAGAAGGATATTGGTTTAATTTCCATTATCATACCTATCACGATTCATTTGTATCACATAAGGATTTAGGAAGTATATATTGGAATAAAAACACTCCACCAAATTGGATGAATGTTCATTAAGGTTCAACAATGGAAAATTCTAAAAAGCTAAATCAGCTTTTAGCTAGGACGACCGACCAACCATGGCAACTATACTTAGACTTACAATGACTATGTCAAGAATATACGTAAAAGGATTAAACACTTCACTATCTATATGTGTGTGCTTAATCCTTTTTCTATGGTGCAATTCTCCTAGTAAGATCCATATCTATCATGTATGCAAAAAAACAACTAACTTTAAATGGTAGCGAATAAAAGAGTAAGAAAGAAGGATAGGTAAATAGTTTAGGATAGTAGAATATGATACAATAGATAATATATAGGATGAAAGACATTAGTCTAACCACTCTTCGTTTCCACTTCGTATAGACCTTCCTTGAGAGGATGAACAGCTATGAATAAAGGTCTTTTTCTTCTGCTTATAGTAGTCATCACTACATCTTTTTACCATCTAGTAAAAGCTTTTCCAGAGGGGATTCTTGTGGCGGATTATCAATTTAAAGAGAATCACACCATTTTAACCAATCAATATATTAAAGAATTAGTGTTTTTACCTGAGGCTTCATTTCATGAAGATGA encodes the following:
- the ilvD gene encoding dihydroxy-acid dehydratase gives rise to the protein MTKDLRNESKVFDGALRSPNRAMLRAVGFNDDDFKKPLIGVASTWSEVTPCNIHIDKLALQSKSGANEAGGKGMIFNTITVSDGISMGTTGMRYSLPSRDVIADSIETVVGGESLDAVVAIGGCDKNMPGCLIALSRMNLPSVFVYGGSIKPGNLNGKDIDIVSVFEGVGQFNAGKIDQEELNKIECHACPGAGSCGGMYTANTMASAIEAMGMSLPYSSSNPAESDEKFQDCYAAGEAVYNLVERGIKPRDIMTKKAFENAITVVYALGGSTNAVLHLLAIAHAADVDLTIDDFDRIQRKVPHLADLKPSGKYVMNDLHQVGGVPAVMKYLLQEGLLHGDCLTVTGKTIQENLLECNNLKEGQKVIYPITEPKRKDGPLVILRGNLAPEGAVVKVSGLKVSKLTGPAKVFNTEEEASDAVISGEIKAGDVLIIRYEGPKGGPGMPEMLSISGILVGKGLGESVALLTDGRFSGGSHGLVVGHISPEAQVGGPIAFVEDGDLVTVDSEKRELSVEITEEEFLERKKNWKAPQLVSRGALAKYARNVSSASKGAVTDLFEDN
- a CDS encoding BrxA/BrxB family bacilliredoxin, which encodes MSMAYEEYMKQIVKPMRTELTNSGFEELTTPEEVKALMEQANGTTFVVVNSVCGCAAGLARPAATQTALNANKKPEKLVTVFAGQDKEATSKMREYFKGYEPSSPSMALLKDGEVVHFIPRDDIEGHSIEEIMSNLENAFNQYC
- a CDS encoding class I SAM-dependent methyltransferase, encoding MIITTSTRPDENAIESAKKIAISLEGIFQFRNKRAISLMKKDFQDDILVVGKARIELHAKNANSPFFFHPNSSMFRIKRLERGEEDPFVKACQLEKGDSFLDCTLGLASDSIVASYMVGKTGNVTGLEGSEKLAYLVETGLSKWKTDYIPVDEAMPRIQVYSRDHLDYLKGCEDRSIDVIYFDPMFEETIEESVALVPLKTFANYSDLKTETILEARRVAKKRVVLKDHYKSNRFDRYGFSVHIRKSSKFHYGVIEI
- a CDS encoding YuzL family protein is translated as MTKRKKDPSRQGLGSPNVEGQGTTVNETTGKSLSSTRKKTKQM
- a CDS encoding YpjP family protein, giving the protein MNKWMKKSLVILFSIATLGLVTPPASLALEDKPSEDNFSKSNFSDSVIDSALKSVVKTVGNEQTEPVRSKEDFLSTLIHEAEEKSFMKFGNKIGSVIENEFKDVIFPKIEEVITHYLNEEEDEQFKNLEISMPSAGTGEKIFHIYNTDTGEDVLRFHVRRENKPLEGYWFNFHYHTYHDSFVSHKDLGSIYWNKNTPPNWMNVH